The Phycisphaerales bacterium genome includes a region encoding these proteins:
- a CDS encoding thrombospondin type 3 repeat-containing protein encodes MTVLGPDCDPGLPLAFQYPEGRPRVVPPATPTPVRVRIEERGVLLDPTSPTLHARRNGGTFTAYPLTLAGVDEYEALLPWALCDESLEYYLSARTTTGEEHTDPPDGPIDPHTLAIGVPLQIFADNFETDQGWTVSGTASDGHWERGVPVNSNRGDPPSDYDGSGQCYLTANRPGDSDVDNGWTILTSVPLDLSLGGTISYAWWLNDVLNGRLGVGDTFDVEVATDALGSDWQLLRRYGTAAPFWRTDTIVVGEEVAASPTLRVRFRVSDIPPGNVVEGALDAVVVQAVRCTPPLDSDGDGIPDVLDNCPDVYNPDQSDGNGDGIGDACSAPTYCPGDMNCDTRVDFGDIGLFIAAIKTPDPATWTYNPGAGVCAYENGDFDGDGLVTFADISAFIAQIKAAPSPCSTQP; translated from the coding sequence ATGACCGTACTCGGCCCGGATTGCGATCCGGGACTGCCGCTCGCGTTTCAGTATCCGGAAGGTCGGCCCCGGGTAGTGCCACCTGCCACGCCGACGCCGGTGCGTGTGCGCATTGAAGAGCGCGGTGTCCTGCTCGATCCTACTTCCCCCACGCTGCACGCGCGGCGCAATGGCGGCACCTTCACAGCGTATCCGTTGACGCTTGCCGGCGTGGACGAGTATGAAGCGCTGCTGCCCTGGGCGTTGTGCGATGAGTCGCTGGAGTATTACCTTTCGGCCCGCACGACGACTGGCGAAGAACATACCGACCCACCCGATGGCCCAATCGATCCCCACACCCTTGCAATCGGTGTGCCGCTGCAGATTTTTGCGGACAACTTCGAAACCGATCAGGGCTGGACGGTCAGCGGTACCGCCTCCGACGGGCACTGGGAGCGGGGCGTGCCCGTCAACAGCAATCGCGGCGATCCACCGAGCGACTATGACGGCTCAGGCCAGTGCTACCTGACGGCGAACCGTCCCGGCGACTCCGACGTGGACAACGGCTGGACGATCCTTACGTCGGTACCACTCGACCTCTCGCTGGGCGGCACGATCTCCTATGCGTGGTGGTTGAACGATGTGCTCAACGGCCGGCTCGGCGTGGGCGACACGTTCGACGTCGAGGTGGCGACGGATGCACTCGGCAGCGACTGGCAACTGCTGCGGCGCTACGGCACCGCGGCGCCGTTCTGGCGCACCGACACGATCGTCGTCGGGGAGGAGGTCGCGGCCTCGCCGACGCTAAGGGTGCGCTTCCGGGTCAGTGACATCCCGCCGGGGAACGTGGTCGAAGGCGCGCTCGACGCAGTTGTCGTCCAGGCGGTGCGCTGCACGCCTCCACTCGACTCCGACGGGGATGGTATTCCCGATGTGCTCGACAACTGTCCCGATGTTTACAACCCCGACCAGTCCGACGGCAACGGTGACGGCATCGGCGACGCCTGCTCCGCGCCGACCTACTGCCCGGGTGACATGAACTGCGACACGCGGGTCGACTTCGGCGACATCGGGCTGTTCATTGCGGCCATCAAGACCCCCGACCCCGCGACCTGGACCTATAACCCCGGCGCCGGCGTTTGTGCCTACGAGAACGGGGATTTCGACGGTGATGGGTTGGTGACGTTCGCGGATATCAGTGCGTTCATCGCGCAGATCAAGGCGGCCCCGTCGCCGTGCAGCACGCAGCCGTAG
- a CDS encoding SDR family oxidoreductase gives MAQRVVVITGGSRGIGLAAAEQFAAAGDRVVISGRTESDLRTAAAAVRAAGGTCEPVVADVARREDAHRLITQAQEIFGRIDVLVNNAGKAPLAPVAQLDPAEFESTLALNLGGVFHTAQAAWPGMQAQGGGVIVNVSSVASVDPFPGFAVYGATKAWVNLFSQALAAEGKPHGIRVYSVAPGAVETGLLRATFPDLPAEHCLRPEAVAAAIVAVCDETWLPATGNTIFLRR, from the coding sequence ATGGCACAGCGCGTCGTGGTCATCACCGGGGGCAGTCGTGGCATCGGCCTGGCCGCAGCGGAGCAGTTCGCAGCGGCCGGCGATCGCGTCGTGATCTCGGGTCGCACCGAGTCGGATCTACGGACGGCCGCGGCCGCGGTGCGGGCCGCGGGCGGAACGTGCGAGCCGGTCGTGGCGGATGTGGCCCGACGGGAGGATGCCCACCGGCTGATCACACAGGCGCAGGAAATCTTCGGGCGCATCGACGTTCTGGTGAACAATGCCGGCAAGGCGCCGCTGGCCCCGGTTGCCCAACTCGATCCGGCCGAGTTCGAGAGCACGCTCGCGCTGAACCTGGGGGGAGTGTTTCATACGGCGCAGGCCGCTTGGCCAGGCATGCAGGCGCAGGGTGGCGGCGTCATCGTCAACGTTTCCTCGGTGGCATCGGTCGACCCTTTCCCGGGCTTCGCGGTCTACGGAGCGACGAAAGCGTGGGTCAATCTCTTCAGCCAGGCATTGGCGGCGGAAGGCAAACCGCACGGGATCCGGGTCTACAGCGTGGCGCCGGGCGCGGTGGAAACCGGGCTGCTGCGGGCGACGTTCCCCGACCTGCCGGCGGAACATTGCCTGCGGCCGGAAGCGGTGGCGGCGGCGATCGTGGCAGTCTGCGACGAGACCTGGTTACCCGCCACGGGGAACACGATTTTTCTGCGGCGATAA
- a CDS encoding queuosine precursor transporter, protein MSLPYDYVDAKLHERRERVFLLLAGIFLGTLAMLNILGVTRFIDLSFTIGGLQIPFLLAVGVLPYPVTFLCTDFISEFYGRKRANFVVMVGLVLNLWVLFIVWLGGVLNPPSLGPDGLPTPDTHGYAFFVVRQLAFGAVVASMLAYLAAQLCDVYLFHFWKRLTKGKHLWLRNNGSTLASQFVDTVAVILITHFYARGLPIDADRDLWPQLLVFIGSGYVFKMVAALADTVPFYLGTAWLSRYLQIDPNREHRTWTDEQGVDLRSTPL, encoded by the coding sequence ATGAGTTTGCCATACGACTATGTCGATGCAAAGCTGCACGAACGCCGCGAGCGGGTCTTCCTGCTGCTGGCGGGCATCTTCCTCGGGACGCTGGCGATGCTGAACATCCTCGGCGTCACGCGCTTCATCGACCTATCCTTCACCATCGGCGGCCTGCAGATCCCCTTCCTGCTCGCGGTCGGCGTGCTGCCCTACCCCGTTACCTTCCTCTGCACGGACTTCATCAGCGAGTTCTACGGCCGAAAACGCGCGAACTTCGTGGTCATGGTCGGCCTGGTCCTGAACCTGTGGGTGCTGTTCATCGTGTGGCTCGGGGGGGTGCTGAACCCACCCTCGCTCGGCCCCGACGGTCTCCCCACGCCGGACACACACGGCTACGCTTTCTTCGTCGTGCGACAGCTCGCCTTCGGCGCCGTCGTCGCGTCGATGCTGGCTTACCTCGCCGCCCAGTTGTGTGACGTCTACCTCTTTCATTTCTGGAAGCGGCTGACCAAGGGTAAGCACCTCTGGCTCCGCAACAACGGCTCTACGCTCGCGAGCCAGTTCGTCGACACCGTGGCGGTGATTCTGATCACGCACTTCTACGCGCGCGGCCTGCCGATCGATGCCGATCGCGACCTCTGGCCGCAATTGCTGGTCTTCATCGGCTCGGGCTACGTCTTCAAGATGGTCGCCGCCCTGGCCGACACCGTGCCGTTCTACCTCGGAACAGCGTGGCTTTCGCGTTACCTTCAGATTGATCCGAACCGTGAACACCGCACCTGGACCGACGAGCAGGGCGTCGATTTGCGGAGCACCCCCCTCTGA
- a CDS encoding 6-carboxytetrahydropterin synthase has translation MVLLTQQFEFSAAHRLHCVQLSVEENRATFGKCNNPNGHGHNYMLEVTVAAEPDTRGVVLPLPQFEQLVKTRVVDRLDHKHLNADTEEFRDVNPSVENIARVIWGLLAGQVGPARLHNVRVYETPKTWADYAGD, from the coding sequence ATGGTCCTGCTCACGCAGCAATTCGAGTTTTCCGCCGCGCACCGCCTGCACTGTGTGCAACTCTCCGTTGAGGAAAACCGGGCCACCTTCGGTAAATGCAACAACCCGAATGGACACGGGCATAACTATATGCTCGAAGTTACCGTGGCGGCGGAACCGGACACCCGCGGGGTCGTGCTACCCCTGCCGCAGTTCGAGCAGCTTGTGAAAACCCGGGTCGTGGACCGGCTCGATCACAAGCACCTGAACGCTGATACGGAGGAGTTCCGCGACGTGAACCCCAGTGTGGAGAACATCGCCCGGGTGATCTGGGGGCTGCTGGCGGGGCAGGTTGGTCCGGCGCGGCTGCACAATGTGCGGGTGTATGAAACGCCTAAGACCTGGGCGGATTATGCCGGCGACTGA
- a CDS encoding DUF2459 domain-containing protein, translating into MQIAPPIAVVDPQTVFIADYGYHSSLLLPRPEGGLVEYAFGEWAWFAEGQTQGHRAVGLAFVASDGTLGRREYPAPATTEQLHRWLPVEALHPVTVERERAAALRDRLDAEFETGRAVREHHNHAHRLWFVPAARNYHGTFYNCNTAIAEWLEELGCRVTGARAFSAFEWVEPSQRRHGRT; encoded by the coding sequence ATGCAGATTGCACCGCCGATCGCGGTTGTCGATCCGCAGACCGTCTTCATTGCTGATTACGGGTACCACTCCAGTCTCCTCCTGCCGCGGCCGGAGGGCGGCCTGGTGGAATACGCCTTTGGAGAGTGGGCGTGGTTCGCGGAGGGGCAGACGCAGGGGCACCGGGCTGTTGGTCTCGCGTTCGTTGCGTCGGATGGCACACTCGGCCGGCGGGAGTATCCCGCCCCGGCAACGACGGAGCAGTTGCACCGCTGGCTGCCGGTGGAGGCGCTTCATCCCGTGACGGTCGAACGCGAACGGGCCGCAGCACTCCGCGACCGGCTCGATGCCGAGTTCGAAACCGGCCGAGCGGTGCGCGAGCATCACAACCACGCTCATCGGTTGTGGTTTGTGCCCGCGGCGCGGAACTACCACGGCACGTTCTACAACTGCAATACGGCCATCGCAGAATGGCTGGAGGAACTCGGCTGCCGGGTGACTGGGGCGCGGGCGTTCTCCGCGTTCGAGTGGGTCGAGCCGTCGCAGCGACGGCACGGCCGCACCTAG
- a CDS encoding MBL fold metallo-hydrolase produces MSTPAPTTIDLGGCRVQLLQAGRFRLDGGAMFGIIPKPLWSRLSPPDEQNRIALACNCLLVDWPGSDRRVLIEAGHGDKYTGKEPQIFAFEPESALLPALARHGIDPATITDVVLTHLHFDHAGGLTHLEDDRPVPTLPHARVHVSRQEYDDATRAVAVMRTTYRAENLDPLTAAGAWELHAEAGEILPGITARPTPGHTRGHTSIILAGRRPLVFAGDVLPTRHHIGAPYNMAYDLFPLENRAAKGALLRWVVEHDALLALGHDPDHAFFTVTPRDDWFAVTPARS; encoded by the coding sequence ATGTCGACCCCCGCGCCTACAACCATCGACCTAGGCGGCTGCCGCGTGCAACTTCTCCAGGCGGGCCGGTTTCGTCTCGACGGCGGCGCCATGTTCGGCATCATTCCGAAACCGCTCTGGAGCCGCCTCTCGCCGCCGGACGAGCAGAACCGGATCGCGCTGGCCTGCAACTGCCTGCTCGTCGACTGGCCGGGCTCCGATCGCCGCGTGCTGATCGAGGCCGGGCACGGCGACAAGTACACCGGCAAGGAGCCGCAGATCTTCGCGTTCGAGCCGGAGAGCGCCCTGCTGCCGGCGCTGGCCCGCCACGGCATCGACCCGGCCACCATCACCGATGTGGTCCTGACCCACCTGCACTTCGACCACGCCGGCGGACTCACGCACCTGGAAGACGATCGGCCGGTACCGACGCTGCCCCACGCGCGCGTGCATGTCAGCCGGCAGGAGTACGATGATGCAACCCGGGCCGTCGCCGTGATGCGGACGACCTACCGCGCCGAGAATCTGGACCCGCTCACTGCGGCCGGCGCGTGGGAATTGCATGCGGAGGCGGGTGAAATCCTGCCCGGGATCACCGCCCGGCCCACGCCCGGACATACACGCGGGCACACCTCGATCATCCTGGCCGGCCGGCGGCCGCTGGTGTTCGCGGGGGATGTCCTGCCGACTCGGCATCACATCGGGGCGCCCTACAACATGGCCTACGACCTTTTTCCGCTGGAGAACCGGGCGGCGAAAGGTGCCCTGCTGCGCTGGGTGGTCGAACACGATGCGCTGCTCGCGCTCGGCCATGATCCGGACCATGCATTCTTCACCGTGACGCCCCGGGACGACTGGTTCGCGGTGACCCCGGCTCGTAGCTAG
- the melA gene encoding alpha-galactosidase yields the protein MPNVCFLGAGSFFTTHLATDVMQVERIGGGEFRLVDIDAARLELCHGVVREIARRVGGDRWQVTATTDRRQALAGADYVINCIEVAGIDTVRLDNDIPLKYGISQCIGDTIGPGGLMKALRTGPVWLDVLQDCEELCSNAWVLNYTNPMSILCLLAQRFTTLPVVGLCHSVQGSSRQLAEYADVSYAELDWACAGINHLSWFTRLRHRGSDLYPTLLQRIAERPEIYEKDPVRFDMLRHFGAFVTESSGHFSEYAPYYRKRPELIREYCREKYLGQESFYADHWPQWRQDSDDFRRRVLAGTQELKLERSPEYASYIIEARETNAPTVIHGNVANDGLIDNLPQSGCVEVACLVDRTGIHPTHFGPLPPQLAALCASNMAMFELAALAILEQSREAAVHALLLDPLSAAVCSPAEIRALADELFAAQAHYLPDLR from the coding sequence ATGCCCAATGTCTGTTTTCTCGGTGCAGGGAGCTTCTTCACGACACATCTCGCGACGGACGTCATGCAGGTCGAACGGATCGGCGGCGGTGAGTTCCGGCTCGTCGACATCGACGCCGCGCGACTCGAGTTGTGCCACGGCGTCGTGCGGGAAATTGCCCGGCGTGTCGGCGGCGACCGCTGGCAGGTGACGGCCACCACCGATCGTCGGCAGGCGCTGGCCGGTGCTGATTACGTGATCAACTGCATTGAGGTGGCGGGTATCGACACGGTGCGGCTCGACAACGACATCCCGCTGAAATACGGCATTTCACAGTGCATCGGAGACACGATCGGACCGGGTGGGCTGATGAAGGCGCTCCGCACCGGCCCGGTCTGGCTGGATGTGCTCCAGGATTGCGAGGAGCTTTGCTCGAACGCCTGGGTGCTCAACTATACGAACCCGATGAGCATTCTGTGTCTGCTCGCCCAGCGCTTCACCACGCTCCCGGTGGTAGGACTGTGCCATTCCGTGCAGGGTAGTAGCCGGCAGCTCGCTGAATATGCGGACGTATCCTACGCCGAGCTCGATTGGGCCTGTGCGGGCATCAATCATCTGTCGTGGTTCACACGGTTGAGGCACCGCGGGTCCGATCTATACCCGACCCTGTTGCAACGCATCGCCGAGCGGCCGGAGATCTACGAGAAGGACCCGGTGCGTTTCGACATGCTGCGCCACTTCGGGGCGTTCGTGACCGAATCGAGCGGGCATTTCTCGGAGTACGCCCCGTATTATCGGAAGCGCCCGGAGCTGATCCGGGAGTACTGCCGTGAGAAGTACCTCGGGCAGGAGAGCTTTTACGCCGATCACTGGCCGCAGTGGCGGCAGGACAGTGACGATTTCCGGCGACGCGTACTCGCGGGCACACAGGAGCTGAAACTCGAGCGCAGTCCGGAATATGCGTCGTACATCATCGAAGCGCGTGAAACGAACGCGCCGACCGTGATCCATGGCAACGTTGCCAATGACGGTCTGATCGACAACCTGCCGCAGAGCGGGTGTGTCGAGGTCGCCTGCCTCGTCGATCGCACGGGCATCCACCCCACGCACTTTGGCCCGTTGCCACCCCAATTGGCGGCGCTCTGTGCCTCCAACATGGCCATGTTTGAGCTGGCCGCGCTGGCCATCCTCGAACAGAGCCGCGAAGCCGCCGTCCATGCCCTGTTGCTGGATCCGCTGTCGGCTGCGGTGTGCAGCCCGGCGGAGATTCGGGCCCTGGCGGACGAGCTGTTTGCGGCGCAAGCACACTACCTGCCGGACTTGCGCTAG
- a CDS encoding Rrf2 family transcriptional regulator, producing MRLGRAATYAVLATTHLALRNRETPVQGRDIAEACAVPAGHLLKILQQLVRAQVLSSERGPAGGFSLRRAPSEITLLEVIEAIDGPINGDLTLRNLSNGKDAVRSKLEQTCQAVADHAKSVWGCIRVADLARESAA from the coding sequence ATGCGTTTAGGACGTGCGGCAACCTACGCCGTTCTCGCTACAACCCATCTGGCTCTCCGTAATCGTGAGACGCCAGTCCAGGGCCGTGACATCGCCGAAGCGTGCGCTGTACCGGCCGGACACCTCCTGAAAATCCTCCAGCAACTCGTCCGGGCGCAGGTGCTGAGCAGTGAACGCGGCCCCGCCGGTGGCTTTTCCCTGCGTCGCGCTCCCAGCGAGATCACCCTCTTGGAGGTCATCGAAGCGATCGATGGACCGATCAATGGCGATCTGACATTGCGCAATCTTTCCAACGGCAAGGACGCTGTCCGCTCCAAACTAGAACAGACCTGCCAGGCGGTTGCGGATCACGCGAAGTCGGTCTGGGGATGCATCCGGGTCGCCGACCTTGCGCGGGAGTCGGCGGCCTGA
- a CDS encoding DMT family transporter, giving the protein MSAAPNSAGCTSGAERWGGTLILIVCATLWSLNGPLIKLLDREAVPAISIACFRSLVGGLILLPFGLRYAASLRSVPLRWPVWTAFSFTFMTTSFVAANILAPAATAIVLQYTAPVWVFLLSPLLVGERAGRAEGGALAVAMLGVLVIFGVGGGAQPVGLMLGLLSGLGFGLLTVLLRKLRTVHPLTVATLNALGSGLVLLPAVLWWGSFQLSPFAWLLVGALAVVQFTLPYVLYSWALQRVVAHRAALILLLEPVLNPIWTYLAVGEHVPLGTLMGGPLIVLSVAAWLLLAWRRDRQRRNAARHG; this is encoded by the coding sequence GTGTCCGCAGCGCCTAACTCAGCAGGATGCACGAGCGGCGCCGAGCGCTGGGGCGGGACCCTGATCCTGATCGTCTGCGCGACCCTTTGGAGTCTGAACGGGCCGCTCATCAAGCTGCTCGATCGCGAAGCTGTGCCGGCGATTTCCATCGCCTGCTTCCGGTCCCTGGTCGGGGGGCTCATCCTGCTGCCTTTCGGGCTGCGTTACGCGGCGTCGCTCCGCTCTGTGCCGCTGCGCTGGCCCGTATGGACGGCCTTCTCGTTTACTTTCATGACGACATCGTTCGTTGCCGCCAACATTCTTGCGCCCGCGGCCACTGCGATTGTCCTCCAGTACACAGCCCCGGTCTGGGTCTTCCTGTTGTCGCCGCTGCTTGTCGGTGAACGCGCCGGCCGTGCCGAAGGCGGCGCGCTGGCGGTCGCGATGCTCGGCGTCCTGGTGATCTTCGGCGTGGGCGGCGGAGCGCAGCCCGTCGGGCTCATGCTCGGCCTGTTGAGCGGCCTTGGATTCGGCCTGCTGACCGTCCTCCTGCGCAAGCTGCGCACCGTCCATCCACTCACCGTCGCGACCCTGAACGCGCTGGGGTCCGGCCTGGTGCTGCTACCGGCCGTGCTGTGGTGGGGGTCGTTCCAGCTCTCCCCCTTTGCGTGGCTGCTGGTGGGCGCGCTTGCCGTCGTGCAGTTCACGCTCCCCTACGTGCTCTACTCCTGGGCGCTGCAGAGGGTGGTGGCCCACCGCGCGGCCTTGATCCTGCTCCTCGAGCCCGTGCTCAACCCCATCTGGACGTACCTGGCGGTGGGTGAGCATGTCCCTCTCGGCACGCTGATGGGGGGGCCGCTCATCGTGCTCAGTGTCGCCGCCTGGCTCCTGCTCGCCTGGCGCCGCGATCGACAGCGAAGAAACGCAGCGCGACACGGGTAG
- the thiC gene encoding phosphomethylpyrimidine synthase ThiC, translating to MVRVAIRESVTPEFVRDAIARGSVVLPANIRHLAGTGGRAPSSEWYARHAAQCSALTQARATASTTQVLTHAAAGPQGGHGHGRPLPQRTAGTISPTGPTAGGFAPSPFPLPNDFLYPTAPLGHPTSGPAAAHWVNQTVAQRRTWLFDPGHCRGEAAAKHLDPTAIGRPLTTKINANQGASPVSSNTSEELDKLRHAILYGADTVMDLSTGGQLDECRQAIIDHSVVPVGTVPIYSMILGRRIEELDYDTILRVIEHQAQQGVDYFTIHAGILQEHLPLIRGRITGLVSRGGSLLAKWMIHHGKQNPMYTLFDEISAIMREYDVTYSLGDGVRPGCLADASDPAQIAELHVLAELVQRARAAGVQVMVEGPGHVPLNEIAWNMEHQRAVCDDAPFYVLGPLVTDVFPGYDHITSAIGATEAARAGAAMLCYVTPKEHVGLPKAEDVKQGCIAYKIAAHAGDIARGVAGARQWDDDLSKARAALNWPKHFELAFDGETARALHDEDLAVDTDFCAMCGHDWCSMRISKEIEEWASGKHAGYAPEKRAAQSPGLTAEQQKLLAERAKGHKLGCHSDNAAEDEEVRRVQVELMR from the coding sequence ATGGTCCGTGTCGCCATTCGCGAAAGCGTTACGCCGGAGTTTGTCCGCGATGCCATTGCCCGCGGTAGTGTCGTCCTGCCCGCCAACATCCGGCATCTGGCCGGTACCGGCGGGCGGGCGCCATCGTCCGAGTGGTACGCCCGCCATGCGGCCCAATGCAGCGCGTTGACGCAGGCCCGCGCCACCGCCAGCACAACACAGGTTCTCACCCACGCCGCGGCCGGACCGCAGGGCGGCCATGGTCACGGCCGACCCTTGCCGCAGCGAACGGCTGGGACAATTTCCCCGACTGGTCCGACGGCTGGTGGGTTCGCGCCGTCGCCTTTCCCCCTGCCGAATGACTTCCTCTATCCGACCGCGCCGCTCGGCCATCCCACCAGTGGGCCGGCTGCCGCTCATTGGGTCAACCAGACCGTAGCCCAGCGCCGCACCTGGTTGTTTGATCCGGGCCATTGCCGCGGGGAAGCGGCCGCCAAGCACCTCGATCCGACCGCCATCGGCCGGCCCCTCACCACCAAGATCAACGCCAACCAGGGCGCCAGCCCGGTGAGCAGCAACACCAGCGAGGAACTGGACAAGCTCCGCCACGCGATCCTCTACGGTGCCGACACCGTGATGGATCTCTCCACCGGCGGCCAACTCGATGAGTGCCGGCAGGCGATCATCGACCACAGCGTGGTGCCCGTCGGCACGGTGCCGATCTACAGCATGATTCTGGGGCGGCGCATCGAGGAGCTTGACTACGACACGATTCTCCGGGTCATCGAACACCAGGCGCAGCAGGGGGTGGATTACTTCACGATTCATGCCGGCATCCTCCAGGAGCACCTGCCGCTGATCCGCGGCCGGATCACGGGGCTGGTGAGCCGCGGCGGGTCGCTGCTGGCGAAGTGGATGATTCACCATGGCAAGCAGAACCCGATGTACACGCTGTTCGACGAGATCAGCGCGATCATGCGGGAGTACGACGTGACGTACTCGCTGGGGGACGGCGTGCGGCCGGGGTGCCTGGCGGACGCGAGCGACCCGGCGCAGATCGCGGAGCTGCATGTGCTGGCGGAGCTGGTGCAGCGGGCGCGCGCGGCGGGGGTGCAGGTGATGGTGGAGGGGCCGGGGCACGTGCCGCTGAACGAGATCGCCTGGAACATGGAGCACCAGCGGGCGGTGTGCGACGATGCGCCGTTCTACGTGCTGGGGCCGCTGGTGACGGACGTGTTTCCGGGCTACGACCACATCACCAGCGCGATCGGGGCGACCGAGGCGGCCCGGGCCGGGGCGGCGATGCTGTGCTACGTGACGCCAAAGGAGCACGTCGGTCTGCCGAAGGCCGAGGATGTGAAGCAGGGCTGCATCGCGTACAAGATCGCGGCGCACGCGGGCGACATCGCACGGGGTGTGGCGGGTGCGCGGCAGTGGGACGATGATCTGAGCAAGGCGCGGGCGGCGCTGAACTGGCCGAAGCACTTCGAGCTGGCGTTCGACGGGGAGACGGCCCGGGCGCTGCACGACGAGGACCTGGCGGTGGACACCGATTTCTGCGCGATGTGCGGGCACGACTGGTGCAGCATGCGTATCAGCAAGGAGATCGAGGAGTGGGCCAGCGGCAAACACGCGGGCTACGCGCCGGAGAAGAGGGCGGCGCAGAGTCCGGGGTTGACGGCCGAGCAGCAGAAGCTGCTGGCGGAGCGGGCAAAGGGCCACAAGCTCGGCTGTCACAGCGACAACGCGGCGGAGGATGAGGAGGTGCGCCGCGTGCAGGTGGAGCTCATGCGCTGA
- the rocD gene encoding ornithine--oxo-acid transaminase: MTTASHTDSASHITQVEQFSAHNYKPLPIVVAHAEGVWVTDVEGRRYMDMLAAYSAVNFGHTHPELVAAAKAQLDRVTLTSRAFYNDQLGPFCAGLADLCCMEAILPMNTGAEGVETALKTARKWGHVVKGVAENQGKILCCTGNFHGRTTTIISFSDDEQSRFGFGPFTPGFELVPYGDLEALRKALTPETVAFLVEPIQGEAGIIVPPPGYLKAACELCRAHNVLFIADEIQSGLGRTGKTFACEHENVHPDIYIFGKALGGGIMPISAIATTRAIISVFKPGDHGSTFGGNPLACAVATKVLEILNRRTYQENAAKLGAYLFERLAHLKTDKIREVRGRGLWAGIELKESAGKARPYCEKLMAEGLLCKDTHAQTIRLAPPLCITPEELDWALERIEAVLR, translated from the coding sequence ATGACGACCGCCTCACACACCGACAGCGCCAGCCATATCACCCAGGTGGAGCAGTTCTCGGCCCACAACTACAAGCCGTTGCCGATCGTCGTCGCACACGCAGAAGGCGTGTGGGTGACCGACGTCGAGGGCCGGCGCTACATGGACATGCTCGCCGCGTACTCGGCCGTGAACTTCGGCCACACGCATCCGGAACTGGTGGCGGCAGCCAAGGCGCAGCTCGACCGTGTGACGCTCACCTCGCGCGCGTTCTACAACGACCAGCTCGGGCCGTTCTGCGCCGGGCTGGCCGACCTCTGCTGCATGGAAGCCATCCTGCCGATGAACACCGGCGCCGAGGGCGTCGAGACCGCGCTGAAGACCGCCCGGAAATGGGGACACGTCGTCAAGGGCGTGGCCGAGAACCAGGGCAAGATTCTCTGCTGCACGGGCAATTTCCACGGCCGCACGACGACAATCATCAGCTTCAGCGACGACGAGCAGAGCCGCTTTGGTTTCGGCCCCTTCACCCCGGGTTTCGAGTTGGTCCCCTATGGCGATCTCGAGGCCCTGAGGAAAGCCCTCACGCCGGAAACCGTCGCGTTCCTCGTCGAGCCGATCCAGGGCGAGGCCGGTATCATCGTGCCGCCGCCGGGTTACCTGAAGGCGGCCTGCGAGTTGTGCCGCGCTCACAACGTCCTGTTCATCGCCGACGAGATCCAGTCCGGCCTCGGCCGCACCGGCAAGACCTTCGCCTGCGAGCACGAGAACGTCCATCCCGACATCTACATTTTCGGGAAGGCACTGGGCGGCGGCATCATGCCGATCTCGGCGATTGCGACCACGCGCGCGATCATCAGCGTCTTCAAGCCCGGTGATCACGGCAGCACCTTCGGCGGCAACCCCCTGGCCTGCGCCGTCGCCACGAAAGTGCTGGAGATACTCAATCGCCGCACCTACCAGGAGAATGCGGCCAAGCTCGGCGCTTACCTGTTTGAACGGCTGGCCCACCTGAAGACCGACAAGATTCGCGAGGTCCGCGGCCGTGGCCTGTGGGCCGGGATCGAACTTAAGGAGAGCGCCGGCAAAGCCCGGCCGTACTGCGAGAAGCTGATGGCGGAGGGCCTGCTCTGCAAGGACACGCACGCCCAGACGATTCGGCTGGCCCCACCCCTGTGCATCACGCCGGAGGAGCTGGACTGGGCGTTGGAGCGGATCGAGGCGGTATTGAGGTAA